In Vibrio stylophorae, the genomic stretch GCTGCTTTAGAGCAAAAACGCAAAGCGGCAGAGGAAGAAACCAAGCGCCTTGAGAAAGAGCGCCTAAAAGCAGAGCGTGATGCACGTGAAGCACAAAAGCGTAAAAAAGAACAGTTAGCGGAAGAAAAACGCGCGCAAGAAGCCGCTAAAATAGCTGAACAGAAAAGACAAAAAGAGATCGCAGTACAGCAAGCTGCGAAACAAAAAGCAGACGCAGAACGAAAAGCTGCTGAGCAAGCAAAACGTAAAGCTGAAGCTGAACAAAAAGCGGCAGAAGCAGCCAAACGTAAAGCTGAGACTGAGCGAAAAGCTGCGGAAAAAGCCAAGCGAAAAGCTGAAGCAGAGCGTAAAGCAGCAGAAAAACGCAAAGCCGAAGCTAAACGTAAAGCAGCCGAGGCTGCGCGCAAACAAAAAGAGCAAGATGCCGCACTGGCAGCCATGATGGAAGGACTCGAGACCGAGCAAGCGGGGCGAAACCAAGCGCGCGGTCAACAGGTCAACAGTGAAATTGCACGTTATGCGGCTATCTACCGTGACCTCATCATGAATAATCTCTTGATTGAAGAGCGTTTTCGCGGACAAGAATGTAAAATCCGTTTGCGATTAGCAAAGAATGGTTTGATGACGGATATGCAAGTTCGTGGTGGCAATGATTCTTTATGTCGTGCGACGCAAGCGGCCGTATATAAAGTTGGCAGCTTTCCGATGCCAAAAGATCCGAAAGTGATCGAACAACTACGCTCAATTAATTTAACCGTTGAGCCAGAGTAAGAAGGAACCACGATGTTAAAGCATTGGTTAAAACCATGGGTATTGCTGATAAGCATGTTTGCACTTCAAGCCCATGCTGAATTGGAAATCGTCATTACCAAGGGGGTTGATTCAGCGCGTCCTATTGCCGTGGTGCCATTCCAGTTTGAAGGCACCAAGCCGATGACTCAGGACATTGCGAAAATCGTCGCCATGGATCTGCAGCGCAGTGGTTACTTTAGCCCAGTGGCAACAAGTAATTTACCGCGTACTCCATATCCTGATCAGTATATTAATTTTTCCGAGTGGACTGATCGCGGTATTGACGCCATCGTCACGGGTAAAATTACCCAGCAAGCCGATGGTAACTATACCGTGCATTATCAGCTGATTGATGCGGTTCGCGGCAAAAATACCGGCGGGCAAACCACAGAAGTAGCGGCTGATGGCACTACCACTACGGTGCGTGACCATGTTCTGCTCAACAACATTGTGCGCGATTTGCCCAATAAGCAGGCGCGCACCTATGCCCACCGTATTTCGGATCTCGTGTTTGAAGAACTGACAGGCATTCGTGGGGCGTTTCGTACCCATATTGCTTATGTCGTGGTGGATGATCGCGCGCGTTATCCTTACCAATTGCGCGTTGCCGATTATGATGGTTACAACGAGCGTTTGGTGGTGCAATCGCGCGAGCCAATCATGTCACCAGCCTGGTCACCAGATGGTCGAAAATTGGCCTATGTGAGCTTTGAAAACCGCCGCTCACAGCTTTTTATTCAAGACCTCTACAGTGGCAAACGTGAATTGGTTTCATCATTTCCGCGCCACAATGGTTCGCCACAGTTCTCACCAGATGGCAGCAAGCTGGCCATGGTTTTATCTAAAAGTGGGAGCTTGCAAATCTATATTTTAGATTTAAAAACCAAGAAGTTGACCCAAGTCACGCATGGTCGTGCAAACAATACCGAAGCATTTTGGGATCCAGACGGAAAGTCTCTTATCTTCACCTCGGACCGGGGTGGTCAACCTCAAATTTATCAAGTAAATTTAGCGGACGGACAGACCCGTAGATTAACTTGGGAAGGTAGCCAGAACCAAGGCGGTCAGATTACACCTGATGGTCAATATATGGTGATGGTGAATCGTAATGCGGGTGGCTTTAATCTCGCGAAGCAAAGTCTAGACGAAAGTTCAGGCACCAGCGCTGTCCAGATTTTAACTAAGACGCTCTTAGACGAGTCACCAAGTATTGCTCCGAATGGCACTATGATTATCTATAGCTCCGTTTATGGCAAAAACAATGTGCTCTCTTTGGTGTCCATTGATGGACGTTTCAAGGCTCGCTTACCAGCAACCAATGGTCGTGTTCGCGCACCAGCATGGTCACCGTTCTTGTAACGTATCGCGTTTAAAGCAATATAAGGAAACAACATGCAACTTTCTAAATTTTTCAAGGGATTGGCGATTGCGCTACCAGTATTGGCACTAGCAGCTTGTACTAACACTGAGAAACCTGAAGAGCAGCCACCAGTGGTTGACACTCCTAAAACTGAGATTGTACAACAGCCAACTAAGCAAGAGCTTATCGAGCAACTATCTCAAACCAATACAGTATTTTTTGCATTTGACAATGCAGAAATTCAGCCAGAATATGCAAATATGCTTGCAGCGCACGCTGATTTTTTGAAAGCATATCCAGATGTGAATGTTATCATTGAAGGTCACGCTGATGAGCGCGGCACCCCTGAGTACAATGTTGCCCTTGGCGAGCGCCGTGCAAAAGCCGTTGTTGCATACCTTCAAAGCCTCGGTGTACCAAGTGCGCAGCTTTCAATCGTAAGCTATGGTGAATTGAAGCCGCTAGTTCTAGGTCAAGGCGATGCAGCATACGCGAAAAACCGTCGCGGTGTGATTGCATACTAATCGACGATTAGGCAAAAAGATGAAAAGTAACAAAAGACAGCCGCTTGTCTTGGCGTTACTGATGAGTGCGGCGACCCCTGTGGTCGCCGCACCAGCACCGGTTACGGATGTAACAGGAACGTCAGGCTCAAGCCTTGAGCGCATTGAGCGCTTATTGGAAGCGCGCAATCAAGTTCAACTTGATATGCAGCGTCAACTACAACAGCTTTCCGGCGAAGTGGATCAGCTTCGTGGTATGGTTGAGCAGAACTCTTACCAACTGAAACAAGTGGTGGATCGTCAGCGCGATCTCTACCGTGAGTTGGATCAGCTCAGCCAACAAGCGCCAGCGGCAGCAGCAAAAACTGAAACGCCAGCGGGTAACTACAGCAGTAACTTGTCGGAAAATGAATCCTATGACCATGCGGTTGCATTGGTGCTTGAGAAAAAAGATTTTGATGGTGCAATTCAGGCCTTTAATCAATTTCTAAAGGATTATCCAAAATCAAGCTACAGCAGTAACGCGCACTACTGGTTAGGGCAAATTTACTTTGCCAAAGGTCAGGGGCAGTCTGCGGTTGCGCACTTCCAATCCGTGGTTAATGATGCGCAATCATCCAAACGTGCTGATTCATTATTGAAGCTGGGTTTGATTTATCGCAGTAGTGATAAAGGCAAAGCCAAACAATATTTACAGCAAGTGGTCAGCCAATATCCAGAAAGTGCCACAGCAAAACAAGCAAAAGAAGCGCTCGCTAAACTGAAATAGTGTTGAGTCATTCATTTGCAGCAGGATAGATGGTAAATTTGAGTACAAAATACTGGATAGGTTTATCTAGTATTTTGAATTTTTAAGCCGAATATCGGTGTAGAATAGTGAGCGTTACAAGCGAACTGATTGATGCTTGCAACGAATCGCGTTTAAAGGAATACAAGGAAATATCATGCAACTTTCTAAATTTTTTAAGGGCCTAGCGATTGCGCTACCAGTAATGACGCTTGCAGCTTGTTCAACAACTGAAGATACAACTGCAACTGGCACAACTGAAAACACTGAGCAAGTGACAATTGTTGAAGAGTCAGTTGTACCAACTGAAGCGGAAATGATTGCTGAATTGTCTCAAACCAACACTGTATTCTTTGCGTTCGATAACGCAGAAATTCAACCTGAGTATGCAAACATGCTTGCTGCACACGCTGAATTTTTGAAAGCTTATCCAAACGTAAATGTGACTGTTGAAGGTCACGCAGATGAGCGCGGTACGCCTGAGTACAACATCGCACTTGGCGAGCGTCGTGCAAAAGCAGTTGTTGCCTACCTACAAAGCCTAGGTGTTCCAAGCGCGCAGCTTTCTATCGTTAGCTACGGTGAAGAGAAACCACTCGTTCTTGGTCAAAATGCAAAAGCTTACGCGCAAAACCGTCGCGCAGTAATCGTATACTAATTGCGTATTGAACAATTGAATGAATGTAATGCCTATCCATGGGATGAGGGATTGCAAAAAAACGGTGGCCTGAGGGTCACCGTTTTTGTTTA encodes the following:
- the tolA gene encoding cell envelope integrity protein TolA, coding for MDKDNNLTFAIILSVLLHAGLALALFLASYFNAEQKHTLLAGENVKAVVISRADVERQAREIQQKRTAAERKEKARIKELENQSAALEQKRKAAEEETKRLEKERLKAERDAREAQKRKKEQLAEEKRAQEAAKIAEQKRQKEIAVQQAAKQKADAERKAAEQAKRKAEAEQKAAEAAKRKAETERKAAEKAKRKAEAERKAAEKRKAEAKRKAAEAARKQKEQDAALAAMMEGLETEQAGRNQARGQQVNSEIARYAAIYRDLIMNNLLIEERFRGQECKIRLRLAKNGLMTDMQVRGGNDSLCRATQAAVYKVGSFPMPKDPKVIEQLRSINLTVEPE
- the tolB gene encoding Tol-Pal system beta propeller repeat protein TolB yields the protein MLKHWLKPWVLLISMFALQAHAELEIVITKGVDSARPIAVVPFQFEGTKPMTQDIAKIVAMDLQRSGYFSPVATSNLPRTPYPDQYINFSEWTDRGIDAIVTGKITQQADGNYTVHYQLIDAVRGKNTGGQTTEVAADGTTTTVRDHVLLNNIVRDLPNKQARTYAHRISDLVFEELTGIRGAFRTHIAYVVVDDRARYPYQLRVADYDGYNERLVVQSREPIMSPAWSPDGRKLAYVSFENRRSQLFIQDLYSGKRELVSSFPRHNGSPQFSPDGSKLAMVLSKSGSLQIYILDLKTKKLTQVTHGRANNTEAFWDPDGKSLIFTSDRGGQPQIYQVNLADGQTRRLTWEGSQNQGGQITPDGQYMVMVNRNAGGFNLAKQSLDESSGTSAVQILTKTLLDESPSIAPNGTMIIYSSVYGKNNVLSLVSIDGRFKARLPATNGRVRAPAWSPFL
- the pal gene encoding peptidoglycan-associated lipoprotein Pal, with the translated sequence MQLSKFFKGLAIALPVLALAACTNTEKPEEQPPVVDTPKTEIVQQPTKQELIEQLSQTNTVFFAFDNAEIQPEYANMLAAHADFLKAYPDVNVIIEGHADERGTPEYNVALGERRAKAVVAYLQSLGVPSAQLSIVSYGELKPLVLGQGDAAYAKNRRGVIAY
- the ybgF gene encoding tol-pal system protein YbgF; translation: MKSNKRQPLVLALLMSAATPVVAAPAPVTDVTGTSGSSLERIERLLEARNQVQLDMQRQLQQLSGEVDQLRGMVEQNSYQLKQVVDRQRDLYRELDQLSQQAPAAAAKTETPAGNYSSNLSENESYDHAVALVLEKKDFDGAIQAFNQFLKDYPKSSYSSNAHYWLGQIYFAKGQGQSAVAHFQSVVNDAQSSKRADSLLKLGLIYRSSDKGKAKQYLQQVVSQYPESATAKQAKEALAKLK
- the pal gene encoding peptidoglycan-associated lipoprotein Pal, which codes for MQLSKFFKGLAIALPVMTLAACSTTEDTTATGTTENTEQVTIVEESVVPTEAEMIAELSQTNTVFFAFDNAEIQPEYANMLAAHAEFLKAYPNVNVTVEGHADERGTPEYNIALGERRAKAVVAYLQSLGVPSAQLSIVSYGEEKPLVLGQNAKAYAQNRRAVIVY